In Zingiber officinale cultivar Zhangliang chromosome 11B, Zo_v1.1, whole genome shotgun sequence, a single window of DNA contains:
- the LOC122034799 gene encoding uncharacterized protein LOC122034799, with protein sequence MVVALGPGRFYGSSLPRPRFFADDERVDPPVPVLDPLLSWANEAHWSMGGLSFSRHRLQGRIEGSIKKLRAQQEKIQRRAASPPLAAPTKLAISKPRAAAGKITLSLSRLDSNPSERNEGEVAVEKPQNSKAGSGVQSSTGPAEKKRKRVRRLGEEFDRIAAELLKEPKIQLGGAAARTRSRRSIGEEIEQDESEPSAPALHEKESTEKKKLKLADGGPPRRTSPRNKQ encoded by the coding sequence ATGGTGGTGGCTTTGGGTCCGGGGAGATTCTACGGCAGCAGCCTCCCGCGGCCCCGCTTCTTTGCGGATGACGAGAGGGTCGATCCGCCGGTGCCCGTCTTGGATCCCCTCCTCTCGTGGGCCAACGAGGCGCACTGGTCCATGGGCGGCCTGAGCTTCAGTCGCCACCGCCTCCAGGGCCGCATCGAGGGTTCCATCAAGAAACTCCGCGCTCAGCAAGAGAAGATCCAGCGGCGGGCTGCCTCTCCTCCTCTCGCCGCGCCGACAAAGCTGGCGATCTCGAAGCCCAGAGCCGCCGCGGGCAAGATCACGCTAAGTCTTTCACGCCTCGACTCGAACCCATCGGAGAGAAACGAGGGAGAAGTGGCGGTCGAGAAGCCTCAGAATAGCAAAGCCGGGAGCGGTGTTCAATCCTCTACCGGACCTGccgagaagaagagaaagagggtGAGGAGGCTCGGGGAGGAGTTCGATAGGATCGCGGCGGAGTTGCTGAAGGAACCGAAGATCCAATTAGGAGGCGCGGCAGCAAGGACGCGTAGCCGGAGGTCAATTGGAGAGGAAATCGAACAGGATGAATCGGAGCCAAGTGCCCCTGCTCTCCATGAGAAAGAGAGTACCGAGAAAAAGAAGCTGAAGCTGGCGGATGGCGGACCGCCGAGGAGGACTTCACCGAGGAACAAGCAATAG